From the Saccharobesus litoralis genome, one window contains:
- a CDS encoding HEAT repeat domain-containing protein → MKALALSHPKLVDLLFILLIFCVGVVALPAHAQLKSQPISNQTCINCHASQHKNWQVSDHAKAMAVASKESVLANFNNQQAKHFTQTAKFYRKNDKYYAELTHQDKTTTYHIEYTFGHYPLQQFLVKGEKGRYQVLPFSWDSRSKKDGGQRWFAMYSEEDIMPADRLHWQQPLQSWNGMCADCHSDGLTRNYNPTDNSFSSEWDNINVGCLSCHADQRQHAQAYQQGKKQTTHSLVDNSLRYITGAWLRNQGEKVAKWRNQDGSPAKPRNNQFMDACFACHSLRSPVTDGIDANQPFFDQFSPQFLVPPLYHADGQIKDEVYVYGSFMQSKMHQAGVNCLDCHDPHTMKVKTLDNGLCLQCHSPDEYNVQEHHKHPVASAGAQCVNCHMPENTYMGVDDRRDHSFKIPRPDLSQQFDTPNACVQCHQASDKSKDNAWAAKTLKQWHGPAKSLSSSKRDFMRLHIGQMVSIDSHMRIIADTELDDMTRATALFMLSYRQEPLPLAKLASYVTDKSDLIRLALARALNNQPAEQKVSLLKPLLSDKRRSVRTAAAQALVDGPTSVVDSAVFKQAFEELATEHDINSWRGEGRLNQGNLALRQGNMSQAIEAYQQAIVVEPYFDLGYINLADLYRGQNQAKLVAQTLEQGIKAVPLSATLKYSYGLHLIRQKQAHQSVNYFKQAFEIDSANPQYLYALTLAMDNIGHSQKALDMLVKRYADFRGNGQIQQMGMYLAQKLNNRQAYQVFML, encoded by the coding sequence TTGAAAGCACTCGCCTTAAGCCATCCTAAGCTTGTGGATCTCTTGTTTATCTTATTGATATTTTGTGTTGGCGTTGTTGCGTTGCCTGCCCATGCGCAGTTAAAGTCACAGCCAATAAGTAATCAAACCTGTATCAATTGCCATGCTAGTCAGCATAAAAACTGGCAAGTGTCAGATCATGCCAAAGCGATGGCGGTTGCCAGTAAAGAGTCGGTACTGGCTAACTTTAATAACCAGCAAGCTAAGCATTTTACCCAAACGGCTAAGTTTTATCGTAAAAATGATAAGTATTATGCTGAATTAACCCACCAAGATAAAACCACGACTTATCATATTGAATACACTTTTGGCCATTATCCACTACAGCAATTTTTAGTTAAAGGCGAAAAAGGTCGTTATCAAGTTTTGCCTTTTAGCTGGGATTCGCGCAGTAAAAAAGACGGTGGTCAGCGGTGGTTCGCTATGTATAGCGAAGAAGATATAATGCCAGCAGATCGCCTTCACTGGCAGCAGCCATTGCAGAGTTGGAATGGCATGTGTGCTGATTGTCACTCTGATGGCTTAACTCGTAACTATAACCCAACTGACAACAGTTTTAGCTCTGAGTGGGATAATATTAATGTGGGTTGTTTGTCTTGCCATGCTGATCAAAGACAACATGCGCAAGCCTATCAACAAGGCAAAAAGCAAACGACTCACTCGCTAGTCGATAATAGTTTGCGTTATATCACAGGAGCTTGGTTACGTAATCAAGGTGAGAAGGTAGCCAAGTGGCGTAATCAAGACGGTTCACCTGCCAAACCACGTAATAATCAGTTTATGGATGCTTGCTTTGCTTGCCATTCATTACGCTCGCCAGTCACGGATGGGATTGATGCTAATCAACCTTTTTTCGATCAGTTTAGTCCGCAATTTTTAGTTCCCCCGCTTTACCATGCTGATGGGCAAATAAAGGATGAGGTATATGTTTATGGCTCCTTTATGCAAAGTAAAATGCACCAAGCAGGGGTAAATTGTTTAGATTGTCACGATCCACACACTATGAAGGTTAAAACGTTAGATAACGGTTTGTGCCTGCAGTGTCATAGCCCAGACGAATACAATGTTCAAGAGCATCATAAACACCCTGTTGCTAGTGCTGGCGCGCAATGCGTTAATTGCCACATGCCGGAAAATACCTATATGGGGGTCGATGATAGACGAGATCATAGCTTTAAAATTCCGCGCCCCGATTTATCGCAGCAATTCGATACGCCTAACGCATGTGTGCAGTGCCATCAAGCGTCGGATAAATCGAAAGACAATGCTTGGGCAGCCAAAACGTTAAAACAGTGGCACGGACCCGCAAAATCATTATCCAGTAGTAAGCGAGATTTTATGCGTTTACACATTGGACAAATGGTGAGTATTGATAGTCATATGCGTATTATCGCCGATACTGAGTTGGATGATATGACCCGCGCGACAGCCTTATTTATGTTAAGTTATCGGCAAGAGCCTTTACCTTTAGCTAAGTTGGCTAGTTATGTAACTGATAAATCAGATTTAATTCGTTTGGCACTCGCAAGAGCTTTAAACAACCAACCAGCAGAGCAAAAAGTTTCGTTATTGAAACCTTTGTTATCTGATAAGCGTCGCTCAGTGCGCACCGCTGCTGCCCAAGCTTTAGTGGATGGACCAACCTCGGTTGTGGATAGCGCAGTCTTTAAACAAGCATTTGAAGAACTGGCAACTGAGCATGATATTAATAGTTGGCGTGGTGAAGGTCGACTGAATCAAGGTAATTTGGCATTACGCCAAGGTAACATGAGTCAGGCGATAGAAGCCTATCAACAAGCCATTGTTGTCGAGCCTTATTTTGATTTGGGATACATTAATTTAGCTGACTTGTATCGAGGACAAAACCAAGCGAAATTAGTGGCACAAACTTTAGAGCAAGGCATTAAAGCGGTACCGTTATCAGCCACGTTAAAATATTCATATGGATTGCATTTAATTCGCCAAAAACAGGCGCATCAATCGGTTAATTATTTTAAACAAGCATTCGAGATAGACAGCGCTAATCCACAATATTTGTATGCCCTAACTTTGGCTATGGACAATATTGGCCACAGTCAAAAAGCTTTGGATATGTTAGTTAAGCGCTATGCTGATTTTCGTGGCAATGGTCAAATTCAGCAAATGGGTATGTACTTAGCGCAAAAATTAAATAATCGCCAAGCTTATCAGGTGTTTATGCTTTAA
- a CDS encoding hydrogen peroxide-inducible genes activator, with product MSNRHRPSLKALQYLLALHQEQNFNRAAKQCFVSQSTLSTAIQNLEEQLNCQVIERDHKRFHFTPTGEQVVLRTKQILAQVDDLLAFTADQSGDMQGEISIGCIPTIAPYLLPRLIESCAVQFPKLTLMLREDTTENLLKLLQQNRIDLLVLALPVDTGDLMVKTLFHDNFMLVGHPEVIDPFPASGIGKDVPDHSIFLLEKEHCLSDHAVSACQLKGGNKIHPFSATSLHTLVQMMRQKAGASYFPKMAIDNGILNGTELESRSLAGNQAYREIGLVWRPTTARLKTFMQLGECIKFLFAKD from the coding sequence ATGAGCAATAGACATCGCCCTAGTTTAAAAGCCCTACAATATTTACTAGCACTGCACCAAGAGCAAAACTTTAATCGTGCCGCCAAACAGTGCTTTGTTAGCCAATCTACCCTGAGTACCGCCATTCAAAATTTAGAAGAGCAACTTAATTGTCAAGTCATTGAGCGCGATCATAAACGTTTTCACTTTACACCGACTGGAGAGCAAGTGGTGTTACGCACCAAGCAAATATTGGCTCAAGTCGATGATTTACTCGCCTTTACCGCAGATCAAAGCGGTGATATGCAAGGGGAAATCTCGATAGGCTGTATTCCTACCATTGCGCCTTACTTGTTACCAAGACTTATTGAAAGCTGTGCAGTGCAATTCCCAAAACTTACATTAATGCTGCGGGAAGATACCACGGAAAACTTACTAAAATTACTCCAGCAAAATCGCATTGATCTATTAGTATTAGCCTTACCCGTAGACACAGGCGATCTCATGGTTAAAACCTTGTTCCATGATAACTTTATGCTTGTCGGTCACCCTGAAGTTATCGACCCATTTCCGGCTTCAGGAATAGGAAAAGATGTACCTGATCACAGTATTTTCTTACTAGAAAAAGAGCATTGTTTATCTGATCACGCAGTGTCTGCTTGCCAATTAAAAGGCGGCAATAAAATTCACCCTTTTAGTGCTACTAGTTTACACACCTTAGTACAAATGATGAGACAGAAAGCCGGAGCCAGCTATTTTCCGAAAATGGCTATCGATAATGGGATACTAAATGGAACTGAGTTAGAAAGTCGCTCACTCGCTGGCAATCAAGCTTATCGAGAAATTGGCCTAGTGTGGCGACCAACAACAGCACGCTTGAAAACCTTTATGCAATTAGGCGAATGTATTAAGTTTTTGTTTGCTAAAGACTAA
- a CDS encoding DUF1501 domain-containing protein, translating into MNVLQENLARRQFLKMASASLTVFGAPLVNVANAAQAPARKKLVWVILRGGFDSLHTIVPTFDEHLVQHRPKLYKAVKDKLLPLDSGYGLHPALGHFHQLYQAKQLAPIVAVGSGYGARSHFDGQDYLESGNQQIDHDTGWLGRAVNEKQKQAVAIARSLPISMRSSAANTWYPSALKDAKEDIYQMLFKLYQHDDLLKSRLSEGLAVESKVGGMMQQKKKGNFVALAKSCASLLQGAEGVDCAMLEMGGWDTHNNEVARLNRQLGELDKGIASLQQGLGDEWQNTVVVIATEFGRTVRENGTGGTDHGTGGAMFLAGGAVKGGKVLGQWPGLAEQNLLQNRDLKPTSNSLTWVATALHQHWDLEISQLNNIFNHLRPYQTQVII; encoded by the coding sequence ATGAATGTATTACAAGAAAATTTAGCCCGCCGCCAGTTTTTAAAAATGGCCAGTGCCAGTCTTACCGTATTTGGTGCGCCTTTAGTCAATGTCGCCAATGCAGCTCAGGCACCGGCTCGCAAAAAGTTAGTTTGGGTGATTTTACGTGGCGGCTTTGATTCATTACACACGATAGTGCCGACATTTGACGAGCATTTGGTACAACATAGACCTAAGCTATACAAAGCGGTTAAAGATAAACTTTTACCCTTAGATAGTGGTTATGGGTTACATCCGGCGTTAGGACACTTTCATCAGCTATATCAGGCTAAGCAACTAGCGCCCATAGTTGCGGTGGGATCAGGCTATGGTGCGCGCTCTCATTTTGATGGTCAAGATTATTTAGAAAGCGGTAATCAACAAATTGATCACGATACAGGGTGGTTAGGCCGTGCGGTTAACGAAAAGCAAAAGCAGGCTGTGGCGATTGCTCGCTCATTGCCCATTAGTATGCGCAGCAGTGCGGCAAATACTTGGTATCCGTCAGCATTAAAAGACGCCAAAGAAGACATTTACCAAATGCTTTTTAAATTGTATCAACACGACGATTTACTTAAGTCGCGATTAAGCGAAGGGTTAGCCGTGGAGTCTAAAGTAGGTGGCATGATGCAGCAAAAGAAGAAAGGAAACTTTGTCGCTTTAGCTAAATCTTGTGCGTCATTATTGCAAGGTGCTGAAGGTGTGGACTGTGCCATGTTAGAAATGGGCGGTTGGGATACACATAACAATGAAGTTGCACGATTAAATCGTCAATTAGGTGAACTCGACAAAGGCATTGCCAGTTTACAACAAGGTTTGGGCGATGAATGGCAAAATACAGTGGTCGTGATAGCTACCGAATTTGGCCGTACTGTTCGAGAAAATGGCACGGGTGGAACCGATCACGGTACTGGTGGTGCTATGTTTTTGGCGGGTGGTGCAGTGAAAGGAGGCAAGGTGTTGGGGCAATGGCCCGGTTTGGCCGAGCAAAACTTGTTGCAAAACCGTGATCTTAAACCAACTTCAAATTCATTAACTTGGGTGGCGACGGCATTACATCAACATTGGGATTTAGAAATATCGCAGTTAAATAATATTTTTAATCACTTGCGCCCTTATCAAACGCAGGTTATTATTTAA